The sequence ATTCTACATTCTAACTATTCTAGCCTAAACTAGTTCCTATAGTAAAAGAACCTAAAACTAGAATAGCAGTCAAGATAAACCCATAACACTTTCCTATATATATAGGTACATTCTCACCATTGCTTTGCacaaacactcaaaaaaaaatgaagctctTTTCTTTGCTACTTTTCTTAGCTTTCTTGCTCGGAGCCTCAGCAGAACAATGTGGATCACAGGCTGGGGGTGCTGTATGTCCAAGTGGGCTATGTTGTAGCCGATTTGGATGGTGTGGCAGTACCTCTGATTACTGTGGAAATGGTTGCCAGAGCCAGTGTACTTCTGGTGGTGGTTCCCCTACAACTCCATCTCCTACAcctagtggtggtggtggcgatGTTGGCAGCCTTATCAGTGCGTCTCTTTTTGATCAAATGCTTAAATATAGGAATGATCCAAGATGTAAAAGTAATGGATTCTACACTTACAATGCTTTCATTGCTGCTGCTCGATCTTTCAATGGCTTTGGCACAACTGGTGATGTTACCACACGTAAAAGAGAGCTTGCGGCTTTCTTAGGTCAAACCTCTCATGAGACCACAGGTTAGTTCCACTActaaagataaaatataaaattggtatTGGTGGTAAATCCATATGAAGATgatgttattttaataaaaattaattgactATGTCAAGTGAAAAATACCTTATCACTATCATTATTATTGAACTGTATATCTTCCATATAATAAATAAGTGTACGTTTATTGTAActattttcactaaaaaaaaaactgtataaAATACAactatacataaaaataaatgtgactTGAAAAAATTATACCGGGCCTGTAGTTTTTGTGGTGGACTAGCTCTAAAATTACATTCCAATCAGGGTTATAGTATAATGGACTTAGACTTGGGTAACAATCAGGCCCgtagtttttgtttgtttgactTAATTTTAATTGCAAAAGGTGGTTATATTTTGTGTAGGAGGGTGGGCAAGTGCACCAGATGGCCCATATGCATGGGGATATTGCTTTGTTACGGAAAATAACAAGCAAACTTATTGTACCTCAACATCTTGGCCATGTGCTCCTGGAAAACAATATTATGGCCGGGGACCTATCCAACTCACTCAGtaagtttttaaaaccataaatttgttactaaattagggaaaaaatttattttcacaaatattgatatgatttattataatTGGTGTATAATAAAGTGGTGTGAGTAATGGACTTAAGTGTTATTGATATGATCCAATCACAACAAATCTTGTTAacgttgtgaaaaatgttgtgttcAATGACTTTTGTGACTTTGTTATCAAAGACTTTTGACCCTAATTTTGATGGTTCGTCAACTTTTATCAGCAACTACAACTATGGGCAAGCTGGTAAAGCCATTGGAGCTGATCTCATAAACAATCCAGATCTTGTAGCCACAGACCCCACCTTATCGTTCAAGACAGCTATATGGTTTTGGATGACCCCTCAAGCAAACAAGCCATCTAGCCACGATGTCATCATTGGAAATTGGAGACCCTCTGCTGCTGACACATCAGCTGGTCGAGTTCCGGGCTATGGTGTAATCACCAACATTATCAATGGTGGCCTTGAATGTGGCCATGGCTCCGATAATAGGGTGGCTGATAGGATTGGGTTCTATAAGAGGTATTGTGACATATTTGGAGTAAGTTATGGGAACAACTTAGATTGCTATAATCAAAAGCCTTTTCAATAAATAGCTTTGGTCCAAGGCAACAATATGTTTAGCCAACTACAATAAATAGacaatataaacatataaattggtgattttgttgttCCATAAGAGATCTCTaagcttaaaaataaataaagaagaattatataaaatttgagtaCTGGTAATTAATATTGTAGCTAGCTTTACCAAACTGTACGTCCGATTTTATATTACTTTCGAAATTCTAAACTATTCATTGCTTTGTTGGCTACT is a genomic window of Quercus lobata isolate SW786 chromosome 2, ValleyOak3.0 Primary Assembly, whole genome shotgun sequence containing:
- the LOC115977508 gene encoding endochitinase-like, yielding MKLFSLLLFLAFLLGASAEQCGSQAGGAVCPSGLCCSRFGWCGSTSDYCGNGCQSQCTSGGGSPTTPSPTPSGGGGDVGSLISASLFDQMLKYRNDPRCKSNGFYTYNAFIAAARSFNGFGTTGDVTTRKRELAAFLGQTSHETTGGWASAPDGPYAWGYCFVTENNKQTYCTSTSWPCAPGKQYYGRGPIQLTHNYNYGQAGKAIGADLINNPDLVATDPTLSFKTAIWFWMTPQANKPSSHDVIIGNWRPSAADTSAGRVPGYGVITNIINGGLECGHGSDNRVADRIGFYKRYCDIFGVSYGNNLDCYNQKPFQ